In the Pseudochaenichthys georgianus chromosome 1, fPseGeo1.2, whole genome shotgun sequence genome, one interval contains:
- the LOC117454469 gene encoding extracellular superoxide dismutase [Cu-Zn]-like, with amino-acid sequence MRLHGSMNILGAAVLVLLAGCQQCVSTDTPPEVRQNNSTLYAACKMRPSTSLPEGLPKVYGQVLFKQDYPEGELKVLLQFSGFPTDSAPLPRAVHIHQFGDLSQGCDSTGGHYNPHSVHHPDHPGDFGNFVAQKGKINTMIESEATLFTGLSVIGRAVVIHEREDDLGSGGDAGSLLSGNAGRRLGCCIIGISPPSLWNMKYEVYNKRKLVDAGM; translated from the exons ATGCGTCTACACGG GTCAATGAATATACTAGGAGCAGCAGTGTTGGTTCTGCTGGCCGGCTGTCAGCAATGTGTCTCCACTGACACTCCACCAGAGGTCAGGCAGAACAATAGTACTCTGTACGCAGCCTGCAAAATGAGACCCAGCACCTCACTCCCTGAAGGCCTGCCAAAAGTGTACGGTCAGGTGCTGTTTAAGCAGGACTATCCTGAGGGGGAACTCAAGGTGCTCCTTCAGTTCAGTGGCTTCCCCACAGACAGCGCCCCATTGCCCAGAGCGGTGCACATCCATCAGTTTGGAGACCTGAGCCAGGGGTGTGACTCCACTGGAGGCCACTACAACCCACACAGCGTACATCACCCAGACCACCCTGGGGACTTCGGTAACTTTGTGGCTCAGAAAGGAAAGATCAATACGATGATAGAGTCTGAGGCCACGCTGTTCACAGGGCTGTCTGTGATTGGAAGAGCCGTGGTGATCCATGAGAGGGAGGACGACTTGGGGAGTGGGGGAGACGCTGGGAGCCTGCTGAGTGGAAACGCAGGCCGGAGGCTTGGCTGCTGCATCATTGGGATTTCTCCCCCCAGCCTCTGGAATATGAAGTATGAGGTGTATAATAAACGTAAGCTTGTGGATGCTGGCATGTAG